TTATATATGTTGATGAGTCGTATGTTAATTGGCTATAATCTTTACAGTTATTGTCTCAATTTATTATACTCAACTATAACTAATTTATACTAATATTATTTATACTAATTATTAGTATCCAGCCgatttttgtatttgaattgtAAACCCACGCATTTTTATGTGCTAAGTGAAAGGTTTCTAATTTGGTAATAGAGGCAAACATTATTTACAAACATTGTGCTCTACGCAAAATTTGGCATCTAATTGTAGAACAAGTCTTTGAATGTCTAGTTAATCAAAGTTAGAACTTGTTAGATTATTTTTGTTGATTAGAACTATAGAAATTTAAGAATGGGTATTTCGAAGCCGGACTTGATATTAATTAAATtgtattttgttaaatttaaagtggtaTACTATTCATGTTTTTTGTTGATCTATGCAAATTTGTATTATCATAAGCTGTGAAAAGTGCGCGACCTACGAGCGCCTGGAACGCACATATGAGCGCTGttcgagctttatgcagacatcaacataatccagcgaatggGAAATGTTGCTCTAGCTAGGAAGGTATTCTAaacggcggcccccactccgccgGAAAGAGCAGGTGGAAAACGATCAAATAAATTTGGCaatgtttttcttaaattttgggcaaacaaatttcattttgataaaatataatggaaaacaagtaaggagtcCAAGTTCACTGTTCAGCTGTGAGATTTCATCGTTCCGTTTATTTAGGTAGGTGGTGTTATACCATCAACTGAATGCTAGCCATCATTCAGCTCACAAATGCGACAGATTTGTGTACCTGTTGGATTTAACTTACTCAGGTGATTTCGTAGACAACAGTGTCCCGTATCatacccagtaagagttcgtaggtcctctctgcttagattaataagCTTGGCATTTACTCTCGATGCTGGGAGTACAAACAATTTGGCGTGCCTTTGACCTGCGTATTCAATTCAGTGTTGTCTCAACCCCCACAAAACTTGGTTTTAGCGCCCAAATCATTTAGACTCTAATGCATTCATCCAATGCTAATAaacaaatgcaaggcgcgataacctccgcagagattataggccgagcttcccttccaatttacgtcgtgctccttttaattttttctataaattggcgggacaggacctacatgtttatgcggactccgaacggcatttacaaggcagatgagctttcactgataaggttttcatggcagaaatacattcggattgTTTGCCAAACCTCTGccaaacttgtttttaaattttttatgttactttgacTGGGAATTGAACctaggatcttcagtgtggtaggcggagcacgctaccaccgcaGCTTGGCGGCCACCGCGTTCATCCATTAGCTTAGAAATAATTAtgtaagactgcaaggcacgTAAGGCTGCCTGACTGTCTGACATAATGGGGATACTCCTCTTCGTAAATATtgtctaccgcaaacttctattgcatggatttctgcctgaaaaatagtaCGGTAGCATTCCATTGATattgatttcttgaagttcggccgaTGGATGCCAGCTTCCAATTTTCGGTATTCAAGTTTTGATCCGACAGTGGACCAGACCACTGAACCAGGGGAGTAATGCATTCTCTGTTTTCCAAAGAGCTCTGCACATAATAGAGACCTCAAAATTTCGTGAGATTCTGGGCATAGGGTCCATTGCATTACGTATTTGCAATACGGGATTTATTATGAGTTTTCTTATAACTTACATATGCCCTGTCATGTTTCTGCTCTTTAAGTCAGAGATATTTTGAAATATCTAAAGAAGTGTTACCTCTTTCTCTATTTTGATAGCGAAGGGAATTTAAAAACGTCATatattcaattgaccttatgatcaTTTAAAGTGGTCATAAAGGCAATTTAGATGTTTTTCTCATTCTAGGTAGATATGTGTTTTTTCTGAGATTGTACAAGGCCGCGTGcgttgatggattgcctgcggagctattcaacaTTCAAGGAGAGGCAAGTTAATAGTTTGGCAAATGCATCAGTTAACTGAGAAAGTAGATACATCACAGGGAGGAATATTATCGGGCAGAAGAACGTCTTCATTACCTATCTATATCTTATAAGTAAAGATTAATACGATTTAAAAATTCTTTATGTATTAGTGTCATAGAGATTCGTAGTAGTTTATAATAACAAATATGTTGCGACAAGTTTTGGGTAATTCTTGACTGATTGagtattactcagcttgcgctgcttttagaCTCTCAGTTACCTCCTTCGCCTAATTATCCTAGGGTATAGACTTTTCACGAGCAGCCTTTTCGAACAGTTGTATATCATAGTAGGTTATTTagctatacatatgtacatatatgtgtaagTAATGccatcttcgctcttagctgagGGTTATATGATGTATGACTGTTTcactttcttcttcgctcttagctgctgactacaTGTACATATGTCAAATATTCTCTTCGCGCTTAGCTTtcctgtttacatgtatgtgtggctgcttgctttgctgcTGCTGTGtaattatttactagcagcatggtgatgtatcgaaatgttaatattcgccacaatattgaaATCGGCCGGTCAGGTGAAGCAGGTATGTATaccatatttggtatagatatTCCATATATGAAGAAATTGATGTAAGATAGAGGGAGTGGGAGTGGGTGTGGGAGTATCCTATGGGTTTGAAGGAGGAATAAGAAGTTGAAGTGGGAGTGTGAGCAGTAGTTGGAGTGGGAATGGATTCGTGAGTGGGAggaataataagaagaaaatttgaagATAAAGTAGAAAAGAATGAGATTGAGTGTGAAGAGGGCGAAACGAGGTCAACTTTTGAAATGTAGGGAAACCAAATTTGGGCAGGACAATACCTGCCTGGTACACTATCGTAACAATAAAATCGTTCATGGAAGTACTTTTACGCTGAGCGTTTAATTTTCGGATATTTGGTACAACTTTCTCACTGGAAaccaaaaaaagatattttatgtttattatatattcaaaaattattttatttattttttcttcttatcAAAATACACTTAAATGTATACTTAATATATGAACTATTTAGTTAAGAATCTAAAGAGCAAGACAAAAACGCAGGCTCTAGTAGTAAAAAATTAATGATTAAGTTAAATTTACTTACAAATATACCACATTCAAAACACATACAaacaatattaaacaaaaaattgtaaatacaAGCTAAgcaataaattgataaaaaagtgAAAGTTAAACTAAATATTATAACAAATGTGAAATACGAAttatttacaaattgattttttttatattttcaataaataattttaaaagctaAAAGTTTTAAATGAGCGAAAAGCGGAGAAATTAAAAATTAGcacaaatttttttacataaacatTTATACTTCAGATAAAATTCGCACACTTAGAATATATTGTTAAGCTTCATTGATGGTAGCTTATAATAAACAATAGTTAAAATCACGTTTTTCCTACACATAaattgtgtgtatgtgtgcaacTTGTAGCACTTGAGTATTTTCCCTTCTTTCACTTTGCAAGCTGCTTTTGGTTTTCTTTTTCAAATCAACAATTCTTAAGCCGACACAATAAATTCCTTGCCAGTTTTAAAATCAGTGCACTTGAATTGTGGACAACATTTGGGAAATGACCATTGTGGATCACTGGGCAACTCCTTACAGCCGGGCATCTCAACAAAGGGGCAAGTTTCAATATTAATTGTTTGTGCATGCAGATCGCACGTCATAACGGCACAGATGCCCTTTGGCTTGTATTCCTTATTGGGCAGCATAGCACGACGGGTGATCTTATCAAAACACTTGCCATGATGCGCTAAAGAAAACAGGAAGAGAGAAGAGGTGAAAAAAcgaaattaataaatttgtatgattttgttcactgtatatatgtttgtgtgtgttgttgttgtcgtgTGTAAACTGAGATGTGTAAGTGAGTTTTGATTGCATTgtaatttattcttattattgcTTAAAGCCTTTGCTTTGTAGTTGTTGCTTATTGTTGACTAAGCGAGTGCTCAACAAGGAagtaattattattaaaaaaaggtggaaataaaaataaacaacagcAAAGTAGCGCTTAAAATATTGTGCGTGCGTAAATTTTGCATGCCGCGCGGCATTCGGGTTGATGAGCTacacacatccatacatacaataacatatgtatgtgtttgcatggGTGTCTGTTTATCATGCAAAACAGTTACGCTTGCTATTGACCGTTTGAGCAGGAAGTGCTTCCTTTCTTATTACATTATGATAAAAAGATTCAAGCGAAAATCTTGTCGTATGAAGGTTGGTGTGCAATTTATACAATTAAGTGTTTAGTAGTTGTTAATTAAAAAAGAAGCAAACGTGATAgtgtgaaattttaattaacaagaATGTGCAGCTTactgcaaataactaatataacTAACAAAAACTAAAACATACCATAACATATGACCATTTCGGAAAGGCACTATGTTCATAATGTCAATATCGCTAACATTGTATCTATTTGAAA
The Eurosta solidaginis isolate ZX-2024a chromosome 5, ASM4086904v1, whole genome shotgun sequence DNA segment above includes these coding regions:
- the LOC137253715 gene encoding uncharacterized protein, with the protein product MCSLKVCFTVTITVIIALSCISSSSAAVFTQPAVFHPAHHGKCFDKITRRAMLPNKEYKPKGICAVMTCDLHAQTINIETCPFVEMPGCKELPSDPQWSFPKCCPQFKCTDFKTGKEFIVSA